One window from the genome of Actinoplanes teichomyceticus ATCC 31121 encodes:
- a CDS encoding LCP family protein: MIPALAAGPAVVPSVRAAAAAPISGALNILLVGIDPRNAHTAPLADSIIVAHVPADRSGAFLFSIPRDLVVPIPAFAESGSTAQRTKINAAMALGSRVGDREYRPAQGYQLLARTVAELTGIPRFDAGAILDFGGFTRLVDELGGLSVVVDQTVVSEHRKPDGTPRDRLSECPGHDDCHRPYTGPQKVYPTSDRPVPFTGWEALDYVRQRYGLPHSDYDRQRHQRQFVKALAKKLKRTVLTSPGRLPRLTGALGDSLTFVGGGHGLAGWAAHLDALHLSRMTTIGLPGSALFEDGVYRGEQFPAAVHDFFAAVAADRVAEFLLSHPAAVSIDAG; this comes from the coding sequence ATGATCCCGGCCCTGGCCGCCGGGCCGGCGGTGGTCCCGTCCGTCCGCGCGGCCGCTGCCGCGCCGATCAGCGGAGCGCTGAACATCCTGCTCGTCGGGATCGATCCACGCAACGCGCACACCGCGCCGCTGGCCGACTCGATCATCGTGGCGCACGTCCCGGCCGACCGCAGCGGCGCGTTCCTGTTCTCCATCCCCCGCGACCTGGTGGTGCCGATCCCGGCGTTCGCGGAGTCCGGCAGCACCGCGCAACGCACCAAGATCAACGCGGCGATGGCGCTGGGCAGCCGGGTCGGCGACCGCGAGTACCGCCCGGCACAGGGCTACCAGCTGCTCGCCCGCACGGTCGCCGAGCTCACCGGGATCCCCCGGTTCGACGCCGGCGCGATCCTCGACTTCGGCGGCTTCACCCGGCTCGTCGACGAGCTGGGCGGCCTGAGCGTGGTCGTCGACCAGACCGTCGTGTCCGAGCATCGCAAGCCGGACGGCACCCCGCGCGACCGGCTGAGCGAGTGCCCCGGGCACGACGACTGCCACCGCCCGTACACCGGACCGCAGAAGGTCTACCCGACCAGCGACCGGCCGGTGCCCTTCACCGGCTGGGAGGCGCTGGACTACGTGCGCCAGCGCTACGGGTTGCCGCACTCCGACTACGACCGGCAGCGCCACCAGCGGCAGTTCGTCAAGGCGCTGGCGAAGAAGCTGAAGCGCACCGTGCTCACCAGCCCCGGCCGGTTGCCGCGGCTCACCGGCGCGCTCGGCGACTCGCTGACCTTCGTCGGCGGCGGGCACGGCCTCGCCGGCTGGGCCGCTCACCTCGACGCGCTGCACCTGTCGCGCATGACCACGATCGGCCTGCCCGGCTCGGCGCTCTTCGAGGACGGGGTGTACCGCGGCGAGCAGTTCCCGGCCGCGGTCCACGACTTCTTCGCCGCGGTCGCCGCCGACCGGGTGGCCGAGTTCCTGCTCAGCCACCCGGCGGCGGTCAGCATCGACGCCGGATAG
- a CDS encoding RCC1 domain-containing protein, with translation MLRRTISEITTLVILAAVSPAAVTTEAAAAQRHGEPMRQVVAGDTFTCGLSGTETYCWGAKFHGQLGTGGSEEQKTSTPVRVRSPRGVVFTELVAGSFHTCGISAAAAFCWGLNTYGELGEGGTTDQATPARVQAPPGVVFTQLAAGDFHTCGISAAGTYCWGQNTYAALGDGGVADRTTPVRVRTPPGVVFTRLAAGGSHTCGISDAGTYCWGSGTDGQLGDGGTADRRTPVRVRAPRGVAFTQLTAGILVTCGISGAATYCWGANHLGQLGIGGTADRRTPVRVRVPRGVAFTRITAGASYVCGISGARTFCWGDNSHGQLGDGGTAGRATPGLVQAPPGVAFTRLAAGWEHTCGISGARTFCWGWNVNGQLGDGGTTDRTRPVEVVFRRAAGIPATGR, from the coding sequence GTGCTGAGACGGACCATCTCCGAGATCACGACACTGGTCATCCTGGCCGCGGTGTCGCCCGCCGCGGTGACCACCGAGGCGGCCGCGGCGCAGCGGCACGGCGAACCGATGCGGCAGGTGGTCGCCGGGGACACGTTCACCTGCGGGCTCAGCGGCACCGAGACGTACTGCTGGGGCGCCAAGTTCCACGGCCAGCTGGGGACCGGCGGCAGCGAGGAGCAGAAGACGTCGACGCCGGTGCGGGTGCGCAGCCCGCGCGGGGTGGTCTTCACCGAGCTCGTCGCCGGTTCCTTCCACACCTGCGGGATCAGCGCCGCCGCGGCCTTCTGCTGGGGCCTGAACACCTACGGCGAGCTGGGCGAGGGCGGCACCACCGACCAGGCCACCCCCGCGCGGGTGCAGGCGCCGCCCGGGGTGGTCTTCACCCAGCTCGCCGCCGGGGATTTCCACACCTGCGGGATCAGCGCCGCCGGCACGTACTGCTGGGGCCAGAACACCTACGCCGCGCTGGGCGACGGCGGGGTCGCGGACCGGACCACCCCGGTGCGGGTGCGCACCCCGCCCGGGGTGGTCTTCACCCGGCTCGCCGCGGGCGGTTCGCACACGTGCGGGATCAGTGACGCCGGGACCTACTGCTGGGGCTCCGGCACCGACGGTCAGCTGGGTGACGGCGGCACCGCGGACCGGCGGACTCCGGTGCGGGTCCGCGCCCCGCGGGGGGTGGCCTTCACCCAGCTGACCGCGGGCATTCTGGTCACCTGCGGGATCAGTGGCGCCGCGACCTACTGCTGGGGCGCCAACCACCTCGGTCAGCTGGGCATCGGTGGCACTGCGGACCGGCGGACTCCGGTGCGGGTCCGGGTCCCGCGCGGGGTGGCCTTCACCCGGATCACCGCCGGCGCCTCCTACGTCTGCGGGATCAGCGGCGCCCGGACGTTCTGCTGGGGCGACAACAGCCACGGGCAGCTGGGTGACGGCGGCACCGCGGGCCGGGCGACGCCCGGGCTGGTGCAGGCCCCGCCCGGGGTGGCTTTCACCCGGCTCGCGGCCGGTTGGGAGCACACCTGCGGGATCAGCGGCGCCCGGACGTTCTGCTGGGGGTGGAACGTCAACGGGCAGCTGGGCGACGGTGGCACCACGGACCGGACCAGGCCGGTGGAGGTGGTGTTCCGCCGCGCCGCGGGAATCCCGGCCACCGGGCGGTGA
- a CDS encoding MBL fold metallo-hydrolase, producing the protein MQQARARVEHGVVGGTFSLDGQTFDVDNNIWVVGDDTECVVIDAPHDVDAILAVAGQRRIRAIVCTHAHDDHVRVAPALRERTGAPILLHPADRPLWELTHPAATWDRDLADGDRIEVAGTTLTVLHTPGHAPGAICLHAPDLGCVFTGDTLFQGGPGATGRSYSDADVIVASIRAKLFTLPGETVVHTGHGDDTTIDAERRLLDR; encoded by the coding sequence ATGCAGCAGGCGCGGGCCCGGGTGGAGCACGGCGTGGTCGGTGGCACGTTCAGCCTCGACGGGCAGACCTTCGACGTCGACAACAACATCTGGGTGGTGGGCGACGACACCGAGTGCGTGGTGATCGACGCGCCGCACGACGTGGACGCGATCCTGGCCGTCGCCGGGCAGCGGCGGATCCGGGCGATCGTCTGCACGCACGCGCACGACGACCACGTCCGGGTCGCGCCGGCGCTGCGGGAGCGGACCGGGGCGCCGATCCTGCTGCACCCGGCCGACCGGCCGCTGTGGGAGCTCACGCACCCGGCCGCCACCTGGGACCGGGACCTGGCCGACGGCGACCGGATCGAGGTGGCCGGCACCACCCTGACGGTCCTGCACACCCCGGGACACGCCCCCGGCGCGATCTGCCTGCACGCCCCCGACCTGGGGTGCGTCTTCACCGGCGACACCCTTTTCCAGGGCGGCCCGGGCGCGACCGGCCGCTCGTACTCCGACGCCGACGTGATCGTCGCCTCGATCCGGGCGAAGCTGTTCACCCTGCCCGGCGAGACGGTCGTGCACACCGGACACGGCGACGACACCACCATCGACGCCGAGCGCCGCCTGCTGGACCGCTGA
- a CDS encoding MFS transporter, producing MSQAAAVAASEEAGAVPKSPWTGKQLIVLLVIGTAALMVSLTQSLLVPVMSELGVDLNASSDGIAWLLTSTLLVGAVAVPAFGRLGDLYGTKLMVLVCLGALIVGSLVCALSDSLAPMIVGRAVVGLSVATVPLSISLVGVTLPREHSGAGIALISAMLGVGGALGLPLSGLIAEYTDYHVLFWICVAGGLLAVPGIVALVPNPPRAAKGRMDIVGTVLLGAAMLALLLPLAQGAKWGWTDPLTIGLLVAAAVLLIVFVVVELRLASPLVDVRTTARPALLLTNIASLFVGFALFATLIGTATYVQMPAVTGYGFGTSILVGGLCMLPGGIIMLLLSPLSARLAPRTGLIIGSLIIALGFGSRILLTGSLFEVVIGATVAGAGTGIAYAAMPGLISHATPLSELAAANGLNALFRSVGSSLASAIGGAVLAAKTMNLGGHELPTLGAYQLLFALCAGAAVLAALLALLIPKHSATADAAIPG from the coding sequence ATGTCCCAAGCCGCCGCTGTGGCCGCGTCCGAGGAGGCCGGCGCCGTGCCGAAGTCGCCCTGGACCGGTAAGCAGCTGATCGTCCTGCTGGTGATCGGCACCGCCGCGCTGATGGTCTCGCTGACCCAGTCCCTGCTGGTCCCGGTCATGTCCGAACTCGGCGTCGACCTCAACGCCAGCAGCGACGGCATCGCCTGGCTGCTCACCTCCACCCTGCTGGTCGGCGCGGTCGCGGTGCCCGCCTTCGGCCGCCTCGGCGACCTCTACGGCACCAAACTGATGGTGCTCGTCTGTCTCGGCGCGCTGATCGTCGGCTCGCTGGTCTGTGCGCTGTCCGACTCCCTGGCGCCGATGATCGTCGGCCGGGCCGTCGTCGGCCTCTCCGTCGCCACCGTCCCGCTGAGCATCAGCCTGGTCGGCGTCACCCTGCCCCGCGAGCACTCCGGCGCCGGGATCGCCCTGATCAGCGCCATGCTCGGGGTCGGTGGCGCGCTCGGCCTCCCGCTGTCCGGCCTGATCGCCGAATACACCGACTACCACGTGCTGTTCTGGATCTGCGTGGCCGGCGGCCTCCTCGCCGTTCCCGGCATCGTCGCGCTGGTGCCGAACCCGCCCCGCGCGGCCAAGGGCCGGATGGACATCGTCGGCACCGTTCTGCTCGGCGCCGCCATGCTGGCCCTGCTGCTCCCGCTCGCCCAAGGCGCGAAGTGGGGCTGGACCGACCCGCTGACGATCGGCCTGCTGGTCGCGGCCGCCGTGCTGCTGATCGTCTTCGTCGTGGTCGAGCTGCGGCTCGCGTCGCCGCTGGTCGACGTGCGCACCACGGCCCGGCCGGCGCTGCTGCTCACCAACATCGCCTCGCTGTTCGTCGGCTTCGCCCTGTTCGCCACCCTGATCGGCACCGCCACCTATGTCCAGATGCCCGCCGTCACCGGCTACGGCTTCGGCACGTCGATCCTGGTCGGCGGCCTGTGCATGCTGCCCGGCGGCATCATCATGCTGCTTCTCTCGCCGCTGTCGGCCCGGCTCGCCCCGCGCACCGGGCTGATCATCGGCTCACTTATCATCGCGCTCGGCTTCGGCTCGCGGATCCTCCTCACCGGCAGTCTCTTCGAGGTGGTCATCGGCGCGACCGTCGCGGGCGCCGGCACCGGCATCGCCTACGCCGCCATGCCCGGCCTGATCTCGCACGCCACCCCGCTGTCCGAGCTGGCCGCCGCCAACGGCCTCAACGCCCTGTTCCGCAGCGTCGGCAGCTCCCTGGCAAGCGCCATCGGCGGCGCGGTCCTCGCCGCGAAGACGATGAACCTGGGCGGCCACGAACTCCCGACCCTGGGCGCCTACCAGCTGCTGTTCGCCCTCTGCGCGGGCGCCGCGGTCCTGGCCGCCCTGCTCGCGCTGCTCATCCCGAAGCACTCGGCGACCGCCGACGCCGCGATCCCCGGGTAG
- a CDS encoding TetR/AcrR family transcriptional regulator, which yields MAITNLRDRKREQNRVATVRAAWTLFIERGYDHVTVHDICAAADIAPRTFHRYFTGKEDVVTEPVREMTAIVTEYVTGAPPEADDREVMRGAMLRLARYVVERRELLRALRTVAQQSTHLTATQVVVRTDTDPDIAGRLAARHPDADPADWRRRLLVGCATAAFRVWYEDCLGGELPDPIGHLASILDAAGT from the coding sequence ATGGCGATCACGAACCTGAGGGACCGCAAACGCGAGCAGAACCGGGTCGCCACCGTGCGCGCGGCCTGGACGCTGTTCATCGAGCGCGGCTACGACCACGTCACGGTCCACGACATCTGCGCGGCGGCGGACATCGCGCCACGAACCTTCCATCGGTACTTCACCGGCAAGGAGGACGTGGTCACCGAGCCGGTGCGGGAGATGACCGCGATCGTGACCGAGTACGTCACCGGAGCCCCGCCCGAGGCGGACGACCGCGAGGTGATGCGCGGCGCGATGCTCCGGCTGGCCCGGTACGTGGTGGAGCGCCGCGAACTGCTGCGCGCCCTGCGCACCGTGGCCCAGCAGTCCACCCACCTGACCGCCACCCAGGTCGTGGTCCGCACCGACACCGACCCGGACATCGCCGGCCGGCTCGCCGCACGCCACCCGGACGCCGACCCGGCCGACTGGCGACGCCGCCTGCTGGTCGGGTGCGCCACCGCCGCGTTCCGGGTGTGGTACGAGGACTGCCTGGGCGGCGAGCTGCCCGACCCGATCGGCCACCTCGCGTCGATCCTGGACGCCGCCGGCACCTGA
- a CDS encoding GGDEF domain-containing protein, producing MSEAVGAVVTKRVAAWQVCLGAAPVVIGVYYLLVHLGMWPGTQVALYVSANATFAGCCLLTAHRQPALRAIMLLLAASALTSVAADILFYFLALVQGEVAYPSVSDLGYLACYPLTAAALLLIVRRRTPGWDGASAIDAAIVAVGAGYLVFEHIIAPTIDVTLGTFTNLVSVAYPVGDLMLIMVGARLLLGAGPRSFSLRLVGAYLVLVLYADTMYSIQSLNGTYQAANYLDAIWMASSFLFGAAVLHPSADKLVAKSNTDTPDATTGRLVVLAVAAVTAPASLLIQYVSGREPHVLSAASVCIVLFLLVLARMAGLVRAQRQAAITDGLTGLRSRRYLEEALVNEAARATRSGQPLSMLLLDIDHFKRVNDTYGHGGGDRVLVEVTHRLQELVRPGDMVARYGGEEFAVLLPATDPDAALVVAERVRRGVAVAPIAVSDGQLIRVTVSVGMAGMPAAPTVDELVLAADRALYAAKNAGRNRVASAGPLADELVAAEPAAA from the coding sequence ATGAGTGAAGCCGTCGGCGCGGTGGTGACGAAACGGGTAGCGGCCTGGCAGGTGTGCCTGGGCGCGGCGCCGGTCGTCATCGGGGTGTACTACCTGCTCGTCCACCTCGGGATGTGGCCCGGCACCCAGGTCGCCCTCTACGTCAGCGCGAACGCGACCTTCGCCGGGTGCTGCCTGCTGACCGCGCACCGCCAGCCGGCACTGCGGGCGATCATGCTGCTGCTCGCCGCGTCCGCGCTGACCAGCGTCGCGGCCGACATCCTCTTCTACTTCCTCGCGCTGGTGCAGGGCGAGGTCGCGTACCCGAGCGTCTCGGACCTCGGCTACCTGGCCTGCTACCCGCTGACCGCGGCCGCGTTGCTGCTGATCGTGCGGCGGCGCACGCCGGGCTGGGACGGCGCCAGCGCCATCGACGCGGCGATCGTCGCGGTCGGCGCCGGGTACCTGGTGTTCGAGCACATCATCGCGCCGACCATCGACGTCACGCTGGGCACCTTCACCAACCTGGTCTCGGTGGCGTACCCGGTCGGCGATCTGATGCTGATCATGGTGGGCGCCCGGCTGCTGCTCGGCGCCGGTCCGCGCAGCTTCTCGCTGCGCCTGGTCGGCGCCTACCTCGTCCTGGTGCTCTACGCCGACACCATGTACAGCATCCAGTCGCTGAACGGCACGTACCAGGCCGCGAACTATCTCGACGCGATCTGGATGGCCTCCAGCTTCCTGTTCGGCGCCGCCGTACTGCACCCGTCCGCGGACAAACTCGTCGCGAAGTCGAACACCGACACCCCGGACGCCACCACCGGCCGGCTCGTCGTGCTCGCCGTGGCCGCGGTGACGGCGCCCGCCTCGCTGCTGATCCAGTACGTCAGCGGCCGGGAGCCGCACGTGCTCTCCGCCGCCTCGGTGTGCATCGTGCTGTTCCTGCTCGTGCTGGCCAGGATGGCGGGGCTGGTCCGGGCGCAGCGCCAGGCCGCGATCACCGACGGCCTGACCGGCCTGCGCAGCCGCCGGTACCTGGAGGAGGCGCTGGTCAACGAGGCCGCCCGGGCCACCCGGTCCGGCCAGCCGCTGAGCATGCTGCTGCTGGACATCGACCACTTCAAGCGGGTGAACGACACGTACGGGCACGGCGGCGGCGACCGGGTGCTGGTCGAGGTCACCCACCGCCTGCAGGAGCTGGTGCGCCCCGGCGACATGGTGGCCCGCTACGGCGGCGAGGAGTTCGCCGTACTGCTGCCGGCCACCGACCCGGACGCGGCCCTGGTCGTCGCGGAACGGGTACGGCGCGGCGTGGCGGTGGCGCCGATCGCGGTCTCCGACGGCCAGCTGATCCGGGTCACCGTCTCGGTCGGAATGGCCGGGATGCCGGCCGCGCCGACCGTGGACGAGCTGGTGCTCGCCGCCGACCGGGCGTTGTACGCAGCCAAGAACGCCGGCCGTAACCGGGTCGCCTCGGCGGGCCCGCTCGCCGACGAGTTGGTCGCGGCCGAGCCGGCCGCCGCCTGA
- a CDS encoding SRPBCC family protein, whose translation MTVTDTVKDTDALTLTFVAEFDAPVEQVWRVWADPRKLERWWGPPTWPATFVRHDFVAGGAVRYYMTGPDGTKAHGWWTITAIEAPGRLEFDDGFADEGGEPIEGDRPVHAVVTLQERGEGTRMTVVSHFPDADTLERLSKMGMEEGMRLAIGQIDGILSGR comes from the coding sequence GTGACGGTCACCGACACCGTCAAGGACACCGACGCCTTGACCCTGACCTTCGTCGCCGAGTTCGACGCCCCGGTCGAGCAGGTCTGGCGGGTCTGGGCCGACCCGCGCAAGCTGGAGCGCTGGTGGGGCCCGCCGACCTGGCCGGCCACGTTCGTGCGCCACGACTTCGTGGCCGGTGGCGCCGTGCGGTACTACATGACCGGCCCGGACGGCACGAAGGCGCACGGCTGGTGGACGATCACCGCCATCGAGGCGCCCGGCCGGCTGGAGTTCGACGACGGCTTCGCCGATGAGGGCGGCGAGCCGATCGAAGGCGATCGGCCGGTGCACGCGGTGGTGACGCTGCAGGAGCGGGGCGAGGGCACCCGGATGACCGTGGTGTCGCACTTCCCGGACGCCGACACGCTGGAACGGCTGTCGAAGATGGGCATGGAGGAGGGCATGCGCCTGGCGATCGGCCAGATCGACGGGATCCTCTCCGGACGCTGA
- a CDS encoding ArsR/SmtB family transcription factor has protein sequence MVVGEGGEDGTDRVLHALSDATRRDILARVTRAGHSVSALAKLYPMSFAAVQKHVAVLERAELVTKERRGREQIVHGNPAALRSVVGGLLETYERIWRQRADRIAEILEEET, from the coding sequence ATGGTTGTAGGTGAGGGTGGCGAGGACGGCACGGACCGCGTCCTGCATGCGCTCTCCGACGCGACCCGGCGCGACATCCTGGCCCGGGTGACCCGGGCGGGGCACTCCGTCTCCGCGCTGGCCAAGCTCTACCCGATGAGCTTCGCGGCCGTGCAGAAGCACGTCGCGGTCCTGGAGCGGGCCGAGCTGGTGACCAAGGAGCGGCGCGGGCGGGAGCAGATCGTCCACGGCAACCCGGCCGCGCTGCGCAGCGTGGTCGGTGGGCTGCTGGAGACGTACGAACGGATCTGGCGGCAGCGGGCCGACCGGATCGCCGAGATCCTTGAGGAGGAAACGTGA
- a CDS encoding IS5 family transposase, translating to MTERRAYPSDLSDARWALIEPRLSAWRQARTDARTQLGIKGRVPTHDLREIFNAILYVNRTGIAWRYLPHDFPPHATVYGYFALWSKEGIFTELNYNLTGLVRDHHGRTVEPTAAIMDTQSIKTSTNVPLETQGIDAGKKIAGRKRGIITDTLGLLLAVLVTAANVSDNVIGNDLLDQATATYPTLAKTWVDAGFKVKTVEHGATLGVDVEIVTKDPQVKGFSVTKRRWVVERTLGWLMHHRRLARDYETLPGNSESMITLAMIDNLARRLTDENTPTWRDPQIT from the coding sequence ATGACCGAACGACGCGCATACCCATCCGACTTGTCCGACGCTCGCTGGGCCCTGATCGAGCCGCGCCTGAGCGCCTGGCGCCAGGCCCGCACCGACGCCCGAACCCAGCTCGGCATCAAGGGCCGCGTCCCCACCCACGACCTGCGCGAGATCTTCAATGCGATCCTCTACGTCAACCGCACCGGCATCGCCTGGCGCTACCTGCCCCACGACTTTCCTCCACATGCGACGGTCTACGGCTACTTCGCCTTATGGAGCAAGGAAGGGATCTTCACCGAACTCAACTACAACCTCACCGGACTCGTCCGCGACCACCACGGCCGCACCGTCGAGCCCACCGCAGCGATCATGGACACCCAAAGCATCAAGACATCCACGAACGTGCCGCTCGAAACCCAGGGCATCGACGCCGGCAAGAAGATCGCCGGCCGCAAACGCGGCATCATCACCGACACCCTCGGCTTACTGCTCGCTGTGCTCGTCACCGCCGCCAACGTCAGCGACAACGTGATCGGCAACGACCTGCTCGACCAGGCCACCGCCACCTACCCCACTCTGGCCAAGACCTGGGTCGATGCCGGTTTCAAGGTCAAAACCGTCGAACACGGCGCCACACTCGGCGTCGACGTCGAGATCGTCACCAAAGACCCACAGGTCAAAGGCTTCAGCGTCACCAAACGGCGCTGGGTCGTCGAGCGCACCCTCGGCTGGCTCATGCACCACCGCCGACTCGCCCGCGACTACGAAACCCTGCCCGGCAACTCCGAATCCATGATCACCCTCGCCATGATCGACAATCTCGCCCGCCGGCTCACGGACGAAAACACCCCAACCTGGCGAGACCCCCAAATCACATAG
- a CDS encoding DUF1028 domain-containing protein, producing MTFSIVGRSADGKILGVAVASKFLGVGAAVPAALADVGAVATQSYANLAYRPQGLTLLGTGVAAPEVVKALIAGDAGPVGHRQVGVVGVSGPGATFTGDDCHPWAGGTAGNGYAIQGNMLAGPAVVADMQSTWLSGVTWPPPAPLTSTSTTARPADPPPASDSVLAYRLLAALRAGDQAGGDRRGRQSAALLVVAKGLGYGGTSDVLVDLRVDDHPDPVAELGRLLQMHTLYFERPDPATLLPLTGTLATEVRQRLADLGQHDEDLDEALASWAGIENLEMRIVPGAIDPLVLAQLRAA from the coding sequence ATGACGTTCTCGATCGTGGGCCGGTCCGCCGACGGCAAGATCCTCGGCGTGGCGGTCGCCAGCAAGTTCCTCGGAGTCGGCGCGGCGGTGCCGGCCGCGCTGGCCGACGTCGGCGCGGTGGCCACCCAGTCGTACGCGAACCTCGCCTACCGCCCGCAGGGGCTGACGCTGCTGGGCACCGGGGTGGCGGCGCCGGAGGTGGTCAAGGCGCTGATCGCCGGGGACGCCGGGCCGGTCGGGCACCGGCAGGTCGGGGTGGTCGGCGTGTCCGGGCCGGGCGCGACGTTCACCGGCGACGACTGCCACCCGTGGGCGGGCGGGACGGCCGGGAACGGCTACGCCATCCAGGGCAACATGCTCGCCGGACCGGCCGTGGTCGCCGATATGCAGAGCACCTGGCTCAGCGGCGTGACGTGGCCCCCGCCGGCGCCGCTGACGTCCACCTCCACGACCGCACGTCCGGCCGACCCGCCTCCCGCCTCGGACTCGGTGCTGGCATACCGGCTGCTGGCGGCGCTGCGCGCCGGAGACCAGGCGGGCGGCGACCGGCGCGGGCGGCAGAGCGCGGCGTTGCTGGTGGTCGCCAAAGGCCTGGGGTACGGCGGAACCAGTGACGTCCTCGTCGACCTCCGCGTCGACGACCACCCGGACCCGGTAGCCGAGCTGGGACGGCTGCTCCAGATGCACACGCTGTACTTCGAACGCCCGGATCCGGCCACGCTGCTCCCGCTGACCGGCACGCTCGCGACCGAGGTGCGGCAGCGGCTCGCCGATCTGGGTCAGCACGACGAGGACCTGGACGAGGCGCTGGCATCCTGGGCCGGCATCGAGAACCTGGAGATGCGCATCGTCCCCGGGGCGATCGATCCCCTGGTGCTGGCCCAGTTGCGGGCGGCATAG
- a CDS encoding NPP1 family protein: protein MVSPATSPEPTRTGKKARGRTARRSMIVAGGALAMVVAAAAPALAAPPTELPGRADAIEAKWQPAYDYDTDGCYPTPAIGPTGAVNGGLKPTGSLSGDCHDAADLDNTNGYSRYKCNNGWCAIAYGLYFEKDQALANSSIGGHRHDWEHVVVWVQNDVARYVATSAHGDFDVHAAGSVLWTGNHPKIVYHKDGVSTHCFRLANGSDDPPENAYRTWQYPSLVGWNGFPSTGIRTTLSNYDFGSANFGLKDANFVNLLTEAMPAGISFNPSA from the coding sequence ATGGTTTCCCCAGCCACTTCCCCCGAGCCCACCCGTACCGGAAAGAAGGCTCGCGGCCGGACTGCCCGCCGCTCGATGATCGTCGCCGGTGGCGCCCTGGCGATGGTTGTCGCCGCCGCGGCGCCGGCGCTGGCCGCGCCGCCGACCGAACTGCCCGGCAGGGCCGATGCGATCGAGGCGAAATGGCAGCCGGCGTACGACTACGACACCGACGGCTGCTATCCGACCCCGGCGATCGGACCTACCGGCGCGGTCAACGGCGGCCTGAAACCGACCGGCTCGCTCAGCGGCGACTGTCACGACGCGGCTGACCTGGACAACACCAACGGATATTCGCGCTACAAATGCAACAACGGGTGGTGTGCGATTGCTTACGGGCTTTATTTCGAAAAGGACCAGGCGCTGGCGAACAGTTCCATCGGCGGCCACCGGCACGATTGGGAACACGTCGTCGTCTGGGTGCAGAACGACGTCGCCAGATATGTTGCCACCTCGGCGCACGGCGACTTCGACGTCCATGCCGCGGGCAGTGTGCTGTGGACCGGCAACCACCCGAAGATCGTCTACCACAAGGATGGCGTCAGCACACACTGCTTCCGTCTCGCCAATGGCAGCGACGACCCGCCGGAGAACGCCTACCGCACCTGGCAGTACCCGTCGCTGGTGGGATGGAACGGCTTCCCGTCCACCGGCATCCGCACCACGCTGAGCAACTATGACTTCGGCAGTGCGAATTTCGGTCTCAAGGATGCCAATTTCGTCAACCTTCTCACCGAGGCGATGCCTGCCGGAATCTCGTTCAATCCATCCGCCTGA
- a CDS encoding response regulator transcription factor has translation MSEGLRVVIAEDGVIVREGVAGMLRRFGHEVVAAVGDATELLAAVAKHKPDVVVTDVRMPPKFSDEGLQAAIAMRASDPELPVLVLSQYVEQTYAAELLDSGRAAGVGYLLKDRIGEVTEFVDALAAVAAGRTVVDPEVVRQLLSRRRAPLYRLTAREHEVLALMAQGRSNAAIARELVVSEAAVAKHINSLLTKLDLPPDADDHRRVRAVLAYLRG, from the coding sequence GTGAGTGAAGGGCTGCGGGTTGTGATCGCGGAAGACGGCGTGATCGTCCGTGAGGGTGTCGCCGGGATGCTGCGGCGCTTCGGGCACGAGGTCGTCGCCGCTGTCGGGGACGCCACCGAGCTGCTCGCGGCGGTGGCGAAGCACAAGCCGGACGTGGTGGTCACCGACGTACGGATGCCGCCGAAGTTCAGCGATGAGGGATTGCAGGCGGCGATCGCGATGCGGGCCTCCGACCCGGAGCTGCCGGTCCTGGTGTTGAGTCAGTACGTCGAGCAGACCTACGCGGCCGAGCTGCTCGACTCGGGCCGGGCGGCCGGCGTCGGCTATCTGCTCAAGGACCGTATCGGCGAGGTGACCGAGTTCGTCGACGCGCTCGCCGCGGTGGCTGCCGGGCGCACGGTCGTGGACCCCGAGGTGGTCCGCCAGCTGCTGTCGCGCCGCCGGGCCCCGCTGTACCGGCTGACCGCCCGGGAGCACGAGGTGCTTGCCCTGATGGCGCAAGGCCGGTCGAACGCGGCGATCGCGCGTGAGCTCGTCGTCTCCGAGGCGGCGGTGGCGAAGCACATCAACAGTTTGCTGACCAAGCTGGACTTGCCGCCCGACGCCGACGACCACCGCCGCGTTCGCGCGGTCCTGGCTTACCTGCGGGGGTGA